A region from the Desulfosoma sp. genome encodes:
- a CDS encoding sigma-54 dependent transcriptional regulator, which translates to MSVDPVNPVELREGFRILVVDDEMDFARGLCRLITAEFPDVECLPLPNGHEALAELKARGADLLITDLRMPGMDGMSLLDHALELYPQMAAVVLTAYGAIETAVEAVKLGAYDFLTKPVEKNHLLCVVRRGLERCRLTKENARLRELLEAGGTTLIGESPSMVRLRNSVAAVARNDYPVLVRGESGSGKELVVRLIHILSPRAAKPFLSVNCPALPENLLESELFGHEKGAFTGADRARRGLFLQANGGTVHLDEIGDIPHSVQTKLLRVLQEQEIKPVGADRVVKVNVRVITSTNQDLEEKIAQRTFREDLYYRLNVLTITVPPLRERIEDIPLLAQYFLKKTCNELKTQEKYISLEVIEWLKHREWPGNVRELQNMMRRLAVFCPGEVIDLQSLRLVEAGAIPENSQSMKRIQPYYKKAKARLLSCFTANYVRDLLQATGGNIYEAARQSGLSRVALRKILSRLKGDLAPREHDEGS; encoded by the coding sequence ATGTCCGTGGACCCCGTGAATCCAGTAGAGCTGCGAGAGGGCTTTCGTATTCTCGTGGTGGACGATGAGATGGACTTCGCCCGCGGACTCTGCAGGCTCATCACGGCTGAATTTCCTGATGTGGAATGCCTTCCTCTTCCAAACGGCCATGAAGCGCTGGCCGAGCTCAAAGCGCGCGGTGCTGATCTTCTCATCACGGATCTACGCATGCCCGGCATGGATGGCATGTCCTTGCTGGATCATGCTCTAGAGTTGTATCCACAGATGGCGGCTGTGGTGCTGACCGCTTATGGTGCCATTGAAACAGCCGTGGAAGCCGTCAAACTGGGTGCCTATGATTTTTTAACCAAGCCGGTGGAAAAGAACCATCTTCTGTGCGTGGTGCGCCGTGGATTGGAACGATGCCGGTTGACCAAGGAAAACGCAAGGCTTCGAGAGCTCTTGGAAGCGGGAGGCACCACGCTTATCGGGGAAAGCCCTAGTATGGTGCGTTTGAGGAACTCGGTGGCTGCGGTCGCTCGAAACGATTATCCGGTGCTGGTGCGAGGGGAGTCAGGTTCGGGTAAAGAGTTGGTCGTAAGGCTTATTCACATTCTTTCACCAAGAGCCGCCAAGCCTTTCCTTTCGGTAAACTGCCCGGCATTACCTGAAAATCTCTTGGAAAGTGAGCTTTTCGGTCATGAAAAGGGAGCTTTCACAGGGGCCGATCGGGCTCGACGAGGTCTGTTTTTGCAGGCAAACGGAGGTACCGTTCACCTGGACGAAATAGGAGATATTCCTCACAGTGTGCAAACCAAACTGCTACGCGTGCTGCAAGAGCAGGAAATCAAGCCTGTGGGAGCCGATCGCGTGGTAAAGGTCAACGTTCGAGTCATCACCTCGACGAATCAAGACCTTGAGGAAAAAATCGCTCAGCGCACTTTTCGAGAAGACCTCTACTACCGCTTGAATGTCCTCACCATCACGGTGCCGCCCCTGAGAGAACGTATTGAAGACATTCCTCTGCTGGCTCAGTATTTTTTGAAAAAAACATGTAATGAGCTGAAAACGCAGGAAAAGTATATCTCTCTTGAAGTGATCGAATGGCTCAAACACCGAGAGTGGCCCGGCAACGTCCGTGAACTTCAAAACATGATGCGACGCCTCGCGGTGTTCTGTCCTGGAGAAGTGATCGATCTGCAATCTTTACGTCTGGTGGAAGCGGGAGCTATTCCGGAAAATTCCCAGTCCATGAAAAGGATTCAGCCTTACTACAAAAAGGCCAAGGCTCGACTTTTGTCCTGTTTTACTGCAAACTATGTTCGGGACCTCCTTCAGGCAACCGGAGGGAACATCTACGAGGCCGCTCGGCAAAGCGGCCTTTCTCGTGTCGCCCTTCGGAAAATCCTCTCCCGCCTCAAAGGCGACCTGGCCCCCCGCGAACATGACGAAGGAAGCTAG